One Mercurialis annua linkage group LG3, ddMerAnnu1.2, whole genome shotgun sequence DNA window includes the following coding sequences:
- the LOC126673077 gene encoding mitochondrial metalloendopeptidase OMA1, whose protein sequence is MEKFSGAKLAINAIRNYASKIDPKPPIQESSRIFQNGPSISSSNPAKFSGFNSNSSISHRLGLGFQMGTKKINYNPFLGNISKRFYFVDRYQVHHFKPRGPRRWFQNPRNVMIVVLVGSGAFITVYFGNLETVPYTKRTHFVLLSKSMEKKIGQNQFEQMKAGFKGKILPAIHPESVRVRLIAKDIIEALQRGLRQENVWSDLGYASGDSEMKDESGREAMRALSGSEGRIETKWYKDDEVLDDNWVQDSRKKGLDRGTRAETSHLEGLNWEVLVVNEPVVNAFCLPGGKIVVFTGLLDHFKTDAEIATIIGHEVGHAVARHAAEGITKNLWFAILQLVLYQFVMPDLVNTMSTLFLRLPFSRRMEIEADYVGLLLMASAGYDPRIAPAVYEKLGKVTGESAMRDYLSTHPSGKKRSQLLARAQVMDEAFTIYRDTISGRGSEGFFL, encoded by the exons ATGGAAAAATTCAGCGGAGCTAAGCTCGCAATCAACGCCATTCGAAATTATGCTTCAAAGATTGATCCCAAACCTCCAATTCAAGAATCATCGAGAATCTTCCAAAATGGCCCTTCGATTTCATCTTCTAATCCAGctaagttttctgggtttaactcaaattcttcaATTTCCCATAGATTAGGACTTGGTTTTCAAATGGGtactaagaaaataaattataatccgTTTCTTGGTAATATTAGTAAGAGATTTTACTTTGTTGATCGATACCAAGTTCATCATTTTAAACCAAGAGGGCCCAGAAGATGGTTTCAAAATCCAAGAAATGTTATGATTGTTGTTTTGGTGGGTTCTGGTGCTTTTATAACTGTTTATTTTGGTAACTTAGAGACTGTACCGTACACAAAAAGGACACATTTTGTACTGTTGTCCAAATCCATGGAGAAAAAGATTGGACAGAATCAGTTTGAGCAGATGAAAGCAGGGTTTAAAGGGAAAATCTTACCTGCAATTCACCCGGAAAGTGTGCGAGTTCGTTTAATTGCGAAGGATATCATTGAGGCTTTGCAGAGAGGGTTGAGGCAGGAGAATGTGTGGAGTGACTTAGGTTATGCCTCGGGTGATAGCGAAATGAAAGATGAGAGTGGTCGTGAGGCGATGAGAGCATTGAGTGGCAGTGAGGGGAGGATTGAGACGAAATGGTATAAGGATGATGAGGTTCTTGATGATAATTGGGTTCAGGATAGTAGAAAGAAGGGGTTAGATAGAGGAACAAGGGCGGAAACTTCGCATTTGGAAGGGTTGAATTGGGAGGTTTTGGTTGTTAATGAGCCTGTTGTTAATGCTTTTTGTCTTCCTGGTGGAAAGATTGTTGTGTTCACTGGATTGCTTGATCATTTTAAAACTGATGCGGAGATTGCAACCATTATTGGACATGAG GTTGGGCATGCTGTGGCTCGACATGCAGCCGAAGGGATCACAAAGAATTTGTGGTTTGCCATCTTGCAACTTGTTCTTTATCAGTTTGTTATGCCTGACCTTGTTAACACAATGTCTACCCTTTTCTTGAGGCTCCCTTTCTCCCGGAG GATGGAAATCGAAGCAGATTACGTTGGGCTGTTATTGATGGCTTCAGCTGGATACGATCCACGAATTGCACCTGCAGTATACGAGAAACTGGGGAAGGTGACAGGCGAATCAGCCATGAGAGATTATCTTTCTACTCATCCATCTGGAAAGAAGAGATCTCAGCTCCTGGCTAGAGCTCAAGTCATGGATGAAGCGTTCACTATATACAGGGATACAATATCCGGACGAGGCAGCGAAGGCTTTTTTCTTTAA
- the LOC126673075 gene encoding pentatricopeptide repeat-containing protein At3g62890-like → MVELQRQYLSLRNKICLLIKQSKNLNQLKQIHGQILTTSSHFHYRDRHFLISRLLFFIALSNSSSVSYATEIFHCIENPNLAMYNIMIRAYASKINGQDYFSDAHPHQAFNIYKQMLYNGISPDFLTFPFLLKECTRNLAVGAGSSVHGHVVQLGVCTNLFVRNSLISYYSGCGCVNSARKVFDEMSNRDVVSWNSMIIGYLRSGGLDEALDLFKEMKYNGNVITWNSIITGFVQGGRPKEALEFFHEMQCLGNDNGISKIRPDKVTIASVLSACAYLGAIDYGKWVHSYLRRSGLECDMVIGTALVDMYGKCGCIERAYEVFREMPEKDTLAWTAMISVFALHGFGKEAFDMFKEMEAEGVKPNHVTFVGLLSACAHCGLVNMGRWCLKAMKSIYSIQPQVHHYACMVDILGRAGFFEEAEELIRNMPMEPDVFVWGALLGGCQMHGNVQLGEKIAQHLIELDPRNHAFYVNLCDVYAKAGRYTDAKRVRASMNEQGIKKEIPGCSMIEVNGVLHEFSVTGSTNVVMEELTGVLTALSNELKIKGNLH, encoded by the coding sequence ATGGTTGAACTTCAACGACAGTACTTGAGTTTAAGGAACAAAATCTGTCTCTTAATAAAACAAAGCAAGAACCTTAACCAACTCAAACAAATCCATGGCCAAATCTTAACAACATCCTCACATTTTCACTACAGAGATcgccattttttaatttctcgTCTGCTCTTCTTCATTGCTCTTTCAAATTCTTCCTCTGTTTCCTACGCTACAGAGATTTTTCATTGCATAGAGAATCCAAATCTTGCAATGTACAATATAATGATCAGAGCCTACGCTTCTAAAATCAACGGACAAGATTACTTTTCTGATGCCCATCCGCATCAAGCTTTTAACATATACAAGCAAATGCTATATAATGGCATCTCCCCTGATTTCCTTACGTTTCCATTTCTATTAAAGGAATGCACGAGGAATTTAGCTGTAGGAGCTGGTAGTTCTGTTCATGGACATGTTGTGCAGCTTGGAGTTTGTACTAACCTCTTCGTTCGAAATTCGTTGATAAGTTATTATTCGGGTTGCGGGTGTGTGAATAGTGCACGGAAGGTGTTTGATGAAATGTCTAACAGGGATGTAGTTTCTTGGAATTCTATGATTATTGGGTACTTGAGAAGTGGAGGTCTTGACGAggcgttggatttgtttaaagaAATGAAGTATAATGGAAATGTTATAACTTGGAATTCGATTATTACGGGGTTTGTTCAGGGCGGCAGGCCGAAGGAGGCATTAGAATTTTTTCATGAGATGCAGTGTCTAGGCAATGATAATGGTATCAGTAAAATCAGACCAGATAAGGTTACCATTGCTAGTGTACTTTCGGCTTGTGCTTATCTCGGTGCTATTGATTACGGGAAGTGGGTGCATAGTTACTTAAGGAGAAGTGGCTTAGAGTGTGATATGGTGATCGGGACTGCATTAGTGGACATGTATGGTAAATGTGGTTGTATAGAAAGAGCTTATGAGGTCTTTAGGGAAATGCCTGAGAAGGATACTTTGGCATGGACGGCTATGATTTCAGTTTTCGCGCTTCATGGATTTGGTAAAGAGGCTTTTGATATGTTCAAAGAGATGGAAGCCGAAGGAGTGAAGCCTAACCATGTCACTTTCGTCGGATTATTGTCAGCTTGTGCTCATTGTGGATTAGTAAATATGGGTCGTTGGTGTTTAAAAGCAATGAAAAGCATTTATTCAATCCAGCCACAAGTTCATCACTATGCCTGCATGGTTGATATACTTGGCAGGGCTGGGTTCTTTGAAGAGGCTGAGGAACTTATTAGGAACATGCCGATGGAGCCTGATGTATTTGTTTGGGGTGCCTTATTAGGAGGATGCCAAATGCACGGTAATGTACAATTAGGGGAAAAAATAGCACAACATTTAATTGAGTTAGACCCTCGAAACCAtgctttttatgtgaatttgtGTGATGTATATGCGAAAGCCGGTAGATATACAGATGCAAAAAGAGTAAGAGCTTCAATGAATGAACAAGGAATTAAGAAGGAAATCCCTGGCTGTAGCATGATTGAAGTGAACGGAGTTCTTCATGAATTCTCAGTAACAGGTTCGACTAATGTTGTAATGGAGGAACTAACGGGTGTTTTGACTGCATTAAGTAATGAGTTGAAGATTAAAGGTAATCTACATTGA
- the LOC126673076 gene encoding alpha-L-fucosidase 1-like, whose translation MPKLWCSFFFLTLILLHPKFGISRREQVPTPPLPILPLPSYSQLKWQQRELIMFLHFGVNTFTDSEWGTGHENPLIFNPVGLDANQWVDTAAEAGISLMILTAKHHDGFCLWPSKYTDHSVEGSPWKNGHGDVIQELVNAADKHDGIDVGLYLSPWDRHERRYGRNLEYNEYYLAQLQELLNKYGSVREIWFDGAKGTNAPNMSYYFWDWFAMVKELQSSINIFSDAGPDVRWVGNENGFAGTTSWSTINRTSLSIGNASTVDYLNTGDPKGTDWLPAECDVSIRKGWFWHKSQSPKKLSELLEIYYNSVGRNCLLLLNVPPNTTGLISDSDVQRLKEFRNAIDTIFGTNLAEKCMIKVSSQRGGKDGGFGPENLVDDDHLWTYWVPNNEEKKGSWIEIRCGEGLRFNVIRVQEAIGLGQRIKKHEIYVDGKKIAKGTTVGYQRLHRLEQGVVYGQNIKIEFGESRDVPVISSIGLHYDPYWNPKSE comes from the exons ATGCCTAAGCTTTGGTGTTCGTTCTTTTTTCTTACTCTAATTCTTTTACATCCCAAATTTGGCATTTCAAGAAGAGAACAAGTTCCAACTCCGCCATTACCAATCCTACCACTCCCATCATATTCTCAATTAAAATGGCAACAAAGAGAGCTCATCATGTTCCTTCACTTCGGAGTCAATACGTTCACTGACTCCGAATGGGGTACCGGACATGAAAATCCGCTCATTTTCAACCCGGTTGGCCTCGATGCGAACCAATGGGTTGATACAGCAGCGGAAGCAGGAATATCTTTGATGATACTAACAGCGAAACACCATGACGGGTTCTGTTTATGGCCTAGTAAATATACTGACCATTCGGTTGAAGGGAGTCCGTGGAAGAACGGGCATGGAGATGTTATTCAAGAACTTGTTAATGCGGCCGATAAGCATGACGGGATTGATGTCGGACTTTACTTGTCGCCATGGGATAGACATGAAAGAAGATATGGTAGAAATTTGGAGTATAATGAGTATTACTTGGCTCAGCTGCAAGAGCTACTAAACAA GTATGGAAGTGTTCGAGAGATATGGTTTGATGGGGCAAAAGGAACAAATGCACCAAACATGTCATATTATTTCTGGGACTGGTTTGCAATGGTGAAAGAATTGCAGAGTTCAATAAATATATTCTCAGATGCTGGTCCAGATGTCAGATGGGTCGGAAATGAAAATGGATTTGCCGGAACAACTTCTTGGTCCACCATTAATCGGACTTCTCTCTCCATCGGCAATGCAAGTACTGTTGA TTATCTAAACACTGGTGATCCAAAAGGGACTGATTGGCTACCAGCAGAGTGTGATGTTTCAATCAGAAAAGGATggttttggcataaatctcaaTCCCCGAAAAAGCTAAGTGAACTACTCGAGATTTATTACAACTCCGTTGGTCGAAATTGTCTACTTTTGCTCAATGTACCTCCTAATACAACCGGCCTCATATCCGACTCCGACGTCCAAAGATTAAAAGAATTTAGAAATGCAATTGACACAATTTTTGGTACCAATTTGGCTGAGAAATGCATGATAAAAGTTAGTAGCCAAAGAGGGGGTAAGGACGGTGGTTTCGGGCCTGAAAATTTGGTAGACGATGACCATTTATGGACATATTGGGTTCCAAATAATGAAGAGAAAAAGGGTAGTTGGATTGAGATTAGATGTGGTGAAGGGTTGAGATTTAATGTGATAAGGGTTCAAGAAGCAATCGGTCTCGGTCAGAGGATTAAGAAGCATGAAATTTATGTTGATGGCAAGAAAATTGCTAAAGGAACTACTGTTGGGTACCAGAGGCTACATAGACTGGAACAAGGAGTTGTTTATGGCCAAAATATAAAGATTGAGTTTGGGGAGTCAAGAGATGTGCCAGTAATTTCTTCTATTGGTCTGCATTATGACCCTTATTGGAACCCAAAATCAGAGTAG
- the LOC126674067 gene encoding 3-ketoacyl-CoA synthase 5-like — protein sequence MESVLEHFSALFEFQWLQEWAPIILLLTLIYFLLFFVLKTYFSKPVPVYLVDFACFKPPNFCKVPFSKFLEHSSMIEFFDSESVAFMAKILTTSGQSQETYLPPALHHIPPKTSQLEAIKEVEMVLFPIVEDLLSKTNLSPKKIDILIVNCSGFCPSPSLSSIIINKFSMRGDIKSYNLSGMGCSAGAISIDLANTLLQIHTNSYALVLSTEILSTGWYSGHEKSKLLLNCLFRMGSAAILLTNKTESQRTSKYKLFCSVRTQRAHEDKAYYSAIREEDSDGNLGVTLKRDLLQVAGESLRSHITILGSKILPPSEKIKHGISVIRKRFIDKSGEIYVPNFKSVIDHFCLPASGRPVIREIAKGLKLGERDTEAALMTLYRFGNQSSSSLWYELAYLEAKDRVKKGDKIWQLGMGSGPKSNSVIWECLRPVIRESSNGPWADCIHQYPIVITSV from the coding sequence ATGGAGTCTGTTCTTGAGCATTTCTCAGCTCTCTTTGAGTTTCAATGGCTTCAAGAATGGGCACCCATTATTCTACTCCTAACCCTAATTTATTTCTTGCTGTTTTTTGTGCTTAAAACCTACTTTTCAAAGCCTGTACCCGTTTATCTTGTAGATTTTGCATGTTTTAAACCACCCAACTTCTGCAAAGTACCGTTCTCTAAATTTCTTGAACATTCGTCAATGATTGAGTTTTTTGATAGTGAAAGTGTAGCTTTCATGGCCAAAATCCTCACTACTTCTGGTCAAAGTCAAGAGACTTATCTTCCTCCAGCTTTACACCACATTCCTCCGAAAACCAGTCAACTAGAGGCCATTAAAGAAGTAGAAATGGTACTGTTTCCTATAGTAGAAGATCTTCTCTCTAAAACTAATCTCTCTCCTAAAAAAATCGACATATTAATAGTAAACTGCAGCGGTTTTTGCCCTTCACCTTCTTTATCTTCCATTATTATCAACAAATTCTCCATGAGAGGTGACATCAAAAGCTATAACCTGTCTGGTATGGGGTGCAGTGCAGGAGCTATAAGCATCGACTTAGCCAACACACTTCTTCAAATCCACACCAATTCCTACGCACTTGTTCTCAGCACTGAAATCTTATCAACCGGTTGGTATTCCGGCCATGAAAAATCTAAATTACTCCTTAACTGCCTCTTCCGAATGGGCAGTGCAGCCATTTTACTCACAAACAAAACAGAATCCCAAAGAACATCAAAATATAAGCTTTTCTGCAGCGTCAGAACCCAACGAGCCCATGAAGACAAAGCATATTACTCAGCAATTCGTGAAGAAGATTCCGACGGAAACCTCGGAGTTACACTCAAAAGAGACTTACTCCAAGTCGCCGGAGAATCTCTCCGTTCACACATAACAATCCTCGGCTCAAAAATCTTGCCACCTTCAGAAAAAATCAAACACGGCATCTCAGTGATTCGAAAGAGATTCATTGACAAGTCAGGAGAAATTTACGTGCCAAATTTTAAATCGGTGATCGACCATTTTTGCCTGCCGGCTTCAGGACGGCCGGTGATCAGAGAGATAGCTAAAGGGCTAAAGCTTGGCGAGAGAGATACTGAAGCTGCTTTAATGACACTGTACAGATTTGGTAATCAATCTTCTTCTTCACTTTGGTATGAGTTAGCTTACTTGGAAGCTAAAGATAGAGTGAAGAAAGGTGACAAGATTTGGCAGCTTGGGATGGGTAGTGGGCCTAAGAGTAATAGTGTTATTTGGGAGTGTTTGAGGCCTGTAATTAGGGAGTCCAGTAATGGCCCATGGGCTGATTGTATCCATCAGTATCCAATTGTTATAACCAGTGTTTag
- the LOC126673136 gene encoding uncharacterized protein LOC126673136, protein MWVGKAESELSYSIMKSLFLVTRNQNRGPKPCISDTKFKSQRTATYCSLNTIKEYRRVLLDVQRQVVILATRGPVSIITDPASRFNTHLIFAFKALIAIYGFRVFLD, encoded by the exons ATGTGGGTGGGGAAAGCTGAAAGTGAACTCTCGTACTCAATAATGAAGTCACTTTTCCTAGTCACCAGAAATCAG AACCGGGGACCAAAGCCATGCATATCTGATACCAAGTTCAAGTCCCAACGAACTGCCACCTACTGTTCACTAAACACAATAAAAG AATACAGGAGGGTCCTACTCGACGTACAACGACAGGTTGTAATATTGGCGACGAGAGGACCAGTCTCTATAATTACTGATCCTGCCAGTCGGTTTAATACAcatttaatttttgcattcaAAGCTCTCATAGCCATTTATGGTTTTCGGGTATTCTTAGACTGA
- the LOC126673135 gene encoding subtilisin-like protease SBT1.3 yields MSVRQLTWLLSIVIASLTFNVVLSHQMTRKTYIIQMDKHAKPETYPNLLEWYSSKVQSVLSESESGANSDDEERIIYSYEAVFHGVAAKLTEEEAERLEEVDGVVAVFPETKYQLHTTRSPMFLGLEPADSTSVWSQKIADHDVIVGVLDTGVWPESASFNDTGMTPVPAHWKGACETGRAFEKHHCNRKIIGARAFYKGYEAATGKINEQTEYRSPRDQDGHGTHTAATVAGFAVRGANLLGYAYGTARGMAPGARIAAYKVCWAGGCFSSDILSAVDRAVADGVNVLSISLGGGVSSYYRDSLSIAAFGAMEMGIFVSCSAGNGGPDPASLTNVSPWITTVGASTMDRDFPATVHLGTGRTLTGVSLYKGRRTLSATKQYPVVYMGGNSSSPDPSSLCLEGTLNPHVVAGKIVICDRGISPRVQKGQVAKEAGAVGMILTNTAANGEELVADCHLIPAVAVGEQEGKLIKRYASTRGNATASLAFLGTKIGIRPSPVVAAFSSRGPNFLSLEILKPDVVAPGVNIIAAWTGDTAPSSLPTDHRRVSFNILSGTSMSCPHVSGVAALLKARHPEWSPAAIKSALMTTAYIHDNTQNPLQDASTNTSSSPYDHGAGHINPLKALDPGLIYDIEAQDYFDFLCTQRLSPLQLRVFGKYANRTCKKSFTSPGDLNYPAISAVFTESKTISSLTLRRTVTNVGPPTSTYHPVVSKFKGATVVVEPKTLKFTAKNQKLSYKITFNTKSRQVMPEFGALIWKDEVHKVRSPIVLTWLAPI; encoded by the coding sequence ATGTCTGTGAGACAATTAACATGGCTACTTTCCATTGTAATAGCCTCTCTAACCTTCAATGTTGTCCTCTCCCACCAGATGACCAGAAAGACCTACATAATCCAGATGGATAAACATGCAAAGCCAGAAACTTATCCCAATCTCCTTGAATGGTACTCTTCGAAAGTCCAATCAGTATTGTCTGAATCTGAGAGTGGAGCTAATTCTGATGATGAGGAGAGGATAATTTACAGCTATGAGGCTGTTTTTCATGGCGTTGCTGCCAAGTTGACTGAAGAAGAAGCTGAGAGGCTGGAGGAAGTAGATGGGGTGGTGGCTGTATTCCCAGAGACTAAATATCAGCTACACACAACAAGAAGCCCCATGTTTCTTGGTTTAGAACCAGCAGACAGCACAAGTGTGTGGTCTCAAAAAATTGCTGATCATGATGTTATAGTGGGAGTACTAGACACAGGTGTTTGGCCAGAGAGTGCAAGCTTCAATGACACAGGTATGACTCCAGTGCCTGCTCACTGGAAAGGGGCCTGTGAGACAGGCCGAGCATTTGAAAAACACCATTGCAACAGAAAAATTATCGGTGCAAGAGCattttacaaaggatatgaagcTGCTACTGGAAAAATCAATGAGCAAACCGAGTACCGGTCACCAAGAGATCAAGATGGTCATGGGACTCACACAGCAGCTACGGTCGCTGGTTTTGCAGTACGTGGAGCTAACCTATTGGGATATGCTTATGGAACAGCAAGAGGAATGGCCCCTGGTGCAAGAATTGCAGCTTACAAGGTTTGCTGGGCTGGTGGGTGTTTTAGCTCGGATATTCTGTCGGCAGTTGATAGAGCAGTAGCTGATGGAGTGAATGTTCTCTCTATATCTTTGGGTGGTGGAGTTTCATCCTATTATCGGGACAGTCTGTCTATAGCAGCTTTTGGGGCGATGGAGATGGGCATTTTTGTTTCATGCTCAGCAGGGAATGGAGGACCTGATCCTGCTAGTCTCACAAATGTGTCTCCATGGATCACCACAGTAGGAGCTAGCACCATGGACAGAGATTTTCCAGCAACTGTTCATCTTGGAACTGGGAGAACTCTAACCGGAGTTTCGCTCTACAAAGGACGGAGGACTCTTTCAGCAACCAAACAATATCCTGTGGTTTATATGGGTGGTAACTCCTCCAGCCCTGATCCAAGTTCTCTGTGCTTGGAAGGAACTTTGAACCCACACGTTGTTGCTGGAAAGATTGTAATATGTGATCGCGGCATTAGTCCAAGAGTACAAAAGGGTCAGGTGGCAAAAGAAGCAGGAGCAGTAGGAATGATTTTAACAAATACCGCAGCAAATGGAGAAGAGCTTGTTGCGGATTGTCACCTAATTCCAGCAGTTGCTGTAGGTGAGCAAGAAGGAAAATTGATAAAACGTTATGCTTCAACTCGAGGAAATGCCACTGCAAGTCTAGCTTTTCTTGGTACAAAGATAGGAATCAGGCCATCTCCAGTGGTGGCCGCATTTTCATCTAGAGGACCAAACTTCTTGAGTCTTGAGATTCTGAAGCCAGATGTTGTTGCACCAGGTGTGAACATTATTGCTGCTTGGACTGGCGATACAGCTCCGTCAAGCTTGCCAACGGATCATCGGAGGGTAAGCTTTAACATACTGTCTGGAACTTCCATGTCATGCCCCCATGTTAGTGGAGTAGCAGCATTGCTTAAAGCTAGGCACCCAGAGTGGAGTCCAGCAGCAATAAAATCTGCTCTGATGACCACAGCTTATATTCATGATAACACCCAAAATCCACTGCAAGACGCCTCTACAAATACTTCTTCAAGCCCATATGACCACGGCGCAGGCCACATAAATCCACTGAAAGCTCTAGACCCGGGATTGATTTACGACATTGAAGCACAAGACTACTTTGATTTCCTGTGCACCCAACGGTTATCCCCATTACAGCTAAGAGTTTTCGGCAAGTACGCAAACAGAACCTGCAAAAAATCTTTTACAAGTCCAGGAGACTTGAATTATCCAGCTATATCTGCAGTGTTCACAGAAAGCAAAACCATTTCAAGCTTAACTCTTCGAAGAACAGTTACCAACGTTGGACCTCCGACTTCAACATACCACCCAGTAGTGTCTAAATTCAAAGGTGCCACTGTTGTTGTTGAGCCTAAAACCCTGAAATTCACAGCCAAAAACCAGAAACTATCTTACAAGATTACCTTCAACACGAAATCTAGGCAAGTAATGCCGGAGTTCGGAGCACTTATATGGAAAGATGAAGTTCACAAAGTAAGAAGTCCGATTGTTCTCACATGGCTGGCACCGATATAA